Proteins encoded together in one Miscanthus floridulus cultivar M001 chromosome 16, ASM1932011v1, whole genome shotgun sequence window:
- the LOC136511973 gene encoding V-type proton ATPase subunit C-like: protein MATRYWIVSLPVQSPGATASSLWSRLQDSISRHSFDTPLYRFNVPDLRVGTLDSLLALSDDLVKSNVFVEGVSHKIRRQIEDLERAGGVESGTLTVDGVPVDTYLTRFVWDEGKYPTMSPLKEIVGSIQSQVAKIEDDMKVRAAEYNNVRSQLSAINRKQSGSLAVRDLSNLVKPEDMITSEHLVTLLAIVPKYSQKDWLSSYETFDTFVVPRSSKKLYEDNEYALYTVTLFAKVVDNFKVRAREKGFQVRDFEYSPEAQESRKQEMEKLLQDQEAMRTTLLQWCYASYSEVFSSWMHFCAVRVFVESILRYGLPPSFLSAVLAPSTKSEKKVRSILEELCGNAYSLYWKSEDDVGVAGLGGETEAHPYVSFTINFV, encoded by the exons ATGGCGACACGCTACTGGATCGTGTCGCTGCCCGTGCAGTCGCCCGGCGCCACCGCCAGCTCCCTGTGGTCGCGCCTCCAGGACTCTATCTCCCGCCACTCCTTCGACACTCCGCTCTACCGC TTCAACGTCCCGGATCTCCGCGTCGGCACCCTTGACTCGCTCCTCGCCCTCAGCGACGACCTCGTCAAG TCCAATGTCTTCGTGGAGGGCGTGTCGCACAAGATCCGGAGGCAGATCGAGGACCTCGAGCGCGCCGGAGGGGTCGAGAGTGGGACCCTCACCGTCGATGGCGTCCCCGTCGACACCTACCTCACTAG GTTCGTGTGGGATGAGGGCAAGTACCCCACAATGTCTCCGCTCAAGGAGATTGTCGGCAGCATTCAGTCACAGGTTGCCAAGATTGAGGATGATATGAAG GTTCGAGCAGCGGAATATAATAATGTAAGGAGCCAGCTTAGTGCAATCAACAGAAAGCAAAGTGGGAG CTTAGCGGTTCGTGATCTTTCCAATCTGGTAAAACCGGAGGATATGATCACCTCGGAACATCTTGTGACCCTTCTTGCGATTGTTCCCAAGTACTCCCAAAAAGACTGGTTGTCAAGCTATGAGACATTTGACACATTTGTG GTACCTAGGTCATCTAAAAAGCTCTATGAAGATAACGAATATGCTCTCTACACTGTGACACTATTTGCTAAGGTTGTTGACAACTTTAAGGTCCGTGCCCGCGAGAAGGGTTTTCAG GTCCGTGATTTTGAGTACAGTCCTGAAGCACAGGAAAGTCGGAAGCAGGAGATGGAGAAGCTACTGCAAGACCAAGAAGCTATGAGGACCACTCTTCTTCAATGGTGCTATGCCAGCTACAGCGAG GTATTCAGTTCCTGGATGCACTTCTGTGCTGTTCGTGTCTTTGTAGAGAGCATCCTTAGATATGGTCTCCCTCCATCATTCCTG TCTGCTGTTCTTGCACCATCTACAAAGAGTGAGAAGAAAGTAAGGAGCATCTTAGAGGAGCTCTGTGGCAATGCCTATAG TCTTTATTGGAAATCCGAAGACGATGTAGGCGTCGCCGGTCTGGGAGGTGAAACAGAGGCGCACCCTTACGTCTCTTTCACCATAAATTTTGTCTGA
- the LOC136512361 gene encoding protein ANTAGONIST OF LIKE HETEROCHROMATIN PROTEIN 1-like yields MPKTTTTTSRRRKRGGDEGDAADGQASNKRRPATSVLTSLDVNDAPRPELPLFQLSRPRQQAGQDDDEEEEEEEEVTGGGRGGGGGPGSSSLSAPAAAAAGNGHGPHQQRRLWVKDRSRAWWDQCSSADYPEADFRAAFRMGRATFAMLCDALGSAVAKEDTALRAAIPVRQRVAVCVWRLATGEPLRLVSKRFGLGISTCHKLVLEVCAAIRGVLMPRFLRWPDAAAAEAFKARFQAESGIPGVVGAIYTTHIPIIAPKTSVAAYFNRRHTERNHKTSYSITLQGVVGPDGAFTDVCIGWPGSMPDDQVLERSALQQRAAAGMMAGSWVVGGASFPLTDWVLTPYAQANLTWAQHAFNEKVAEVRRVAVDAFARLKGRWACLQKRTEVKLQDLPVVLGACCVLHNICDSGGEGMDPALRCDIADDETVPENPVRSDGATKARDDIAHNLLHSGRAGTKFF; encoded by the coding sequence ATGcccaagacgacgacgacgacgagccgGCGCCGTAagcgcggcggcgacgagggGGACGCCGCCGACGGACAGGCCAGCAACAAGAGGAGGCCCGCCACCAGCGTGCTCACCTCCCTGGACGTCAACGACGCCCCGCGCCCGGAGCTCCCCCTCTTCCAGCTCAGCCGGCCTCGCCAGCAGGCGGGACAGGACGAcgacgaagaagaggaggaggaggaggaggtgaccGGCGGGGgccgcggcggaggaggaggaccagggtcTTCGTCGTtgtccgcgcccgccgccgccgccgcgggcaaCGGCCACGGCCCGCACCAGCAGCGGCGGCTGTGGGTGAAGGACCGGTCGCGCGCGTGGTGGGACCAGTGCAGCAGCGCCGACTACCCGGAGGCGGACTTCCGCGCCGCCTTCCGGATGGGTCGCGCCACCTTCGCGATGCTCTGCGACGCGCTGGGCTCCGCCGTGGCCAAGGAGGACACGGCGCTCCGCGCCGCCATCCCGGTCCGGCAGCGCGTGGCGGTGTGCGTGTGGCGGCTCGCCACGGGGGAGCCGCTCCGCCTCGTGTCCAAGCGCTTCGGCCTCGGCATCTCCACCTGCCACAAGCTGGTCCTGGAGGTGTGCGCCGCCATCCGTGGCGTCCTGATGCCGCGCTTCCTCCGCTggcccgacgccgccgccgccgaggcgttCAAGGCCCGGTTCCAGGCGGAGTCCGGGATCCCGGGGGTGGTGGGCGCCATCTACACCACCCACATCCCCATCATCGCGCCCAAGACATCGGTGGCGGCCTACTTCAACCGCCGGCACACGGAGCGCAACCACAAGACGTCCTACTCCATCACGCTCCAAGGGGTGGTGGGCCCCGACGGCGCCTTCACCGACGTCTGCATCGGGTGGCCCGGGTCCATGCCCGACGACCAGGTGCTGGAGCGGTCGGCGCTGCAGCAGCGCGCGGCGGCCGGGATGATGGCGGGGTCCTGGGTGGTGGGCGGCGCCAGCTTCCCGCTCACGGACTGGGTGCTGACGCCCTACGCGCAGGCCAACCTGACGTGGGCGCAGCACGCCTTCAACGAGAAGGTGGCGGAGGTCCGCCGCGTCGCCGTCGACGCCTTCGCGCGCCTCAAGGGCCGGTGGGCGTGCCTGCAGAAGCGCACCGAGGTGAAGCTGCAGGACCTCCCCGTGGTGCTGGGCGCCTGCTGCGTGCTCCACAACATCTGCGACTCGGGCGGGGAGGGCATGGACCCCGCGCTCCGCTGCGACATCGCCGACGACGAGACGGTTCCGGAGAACCCAGTGCGGTCGGACGGCGCCACCAAGGCCAGGGACGACATCGCGCACAACCTGCTCCACAGTGGACGAGCCGGCACCAAATTCTTCTGA